The DNA segment CGCGCTGAACCGCAAGCAGGATCACCAACATAATCATTTACTGTTGGTTGCAAAATTCCCACCATTAAATTAATTACTGGTGTAGGTGTGAAATACTGCCCCAAATCATCGCGGAAAGTTTTACTTAAAAAATCCTCAAACACTCCACCTTTGACATCTGCTGAAGATTTTCGTAAACTCCAAGGCTGTAAACGCTTGACAATTTCCATTGTCGTGTGAGGCTTGAATTGCAAAACATCAGCCTCATTAAAAGCTAAACGTACACCCAAATCATCACCAAATTTCTTTGCTAGTGTTTCTCGTTCGCACTGCTTCGCTTTTTCAAAAGTGTCTCTTACTTGAACTAATAAACGTTCTGGGTCAGTTTCATTACTAACACTAAATACATAAGCCCGTGACTCTCCTGTTTGCTTTACCAAGTCAATTGTTGCTTGTTCGTCGTACCATTTAGCAAACAAGAATTTAACCATTGCATCAACAGCTTCTTGTGGCTGTAAACCCTCGTTATCCCTGAGAATAGAGTGACAACCAGAACGGGTATCTCCCAAAACCTCCCGAAACTTATCACGGGTTAGTGGCGTTAGTCCTGTTTGAATCCCATCTGGTTCACTAGGATTTAAAATTACAGTATAAGGACTATGGTTTGCTGCTTCACGGGCGCTTTCATATTTAGGTAAGTTACCAATTATTTCTAACTTGCGTGGGTAGTCAAGGTCACGACGATAGATATCTGTCTGTTTACCGCTGGTTAAAATAGCATAACGAGCAGAAGGTGAAGTACTCATGTAAGCATTTAGTCGGTTAAGATGTTCCACCCAACCTTCCGCTTCAGTTCCATCAACTTTTTTATTTGGTTCCATAGCCTCCACCATAATAAAGGCTACATCCAAATTACCTACAGAGTCAGCATAACGGTCATCATAAACTACAACGTCTGCCCGTCCTTGATAGCGTCGTCCACCTTGATGAGTTCCTTCCGCAAAATCTGCATTTAGTTCTAGTTCCATTGCTTCTAGTGGAACACCGTACTCTTGGACTAAAATCTGAAGCGCCCACATGGTCACAGGGTCTTCTGCTGGACGCACATAAGAACCATCAGCTTTAAATAATTTGTGTAGATTTGGGTGTTGGCGATACCTCTGTGGTACGTCAGCCGAATTTTTGTAAGGATTAGTAAAGTTAGTGAATGGCATAGAGCGATCGCTATATATATAAAATTACGTTGTAGCAAGTTGATACTTTACTCTAGAATGCCAGAAAATTAGACATGAGAAAGCGATCGCACATTTTCAATTACAAGTTTATAGCTTCAGGCGATCGCTCAGTGGAAGTAGTTAAAAACCTCTAAATCTGAAACCAAGCCGTCAAAGCCACCGCCAACGCATCAGCAGCATCATCTGGCTTAGGAATATCTTCTAAATCTAACTCCCGCGCCACCGCATCTTGCACTTCTGATTTATCGGCATTACCATAACCTGTTAAGGCTAGTTTAATTTGGCCAGGAGTAAATTCAACATACGGCAGCTTATGTTGTGCCAAAGTTAACATCAGTACACCCCTAGCCTGTGCGACAACAATTGTATTTGCCATCCGATAAAAGAACAATTTT comes from the Nodularia sp. NIES-3585 genome and includes:
- a CDS encoding N-6 DNA methylase — its product is MPFTNFTNPYKNSADVPQRYRQHPNLHKLFKADGSYVRPAEDPVTMWALQILVQEYGVPLEAMELELNADFAEGTHQGGRRYQGRADVVVYDDRYADSVGNLDVAFIMVEAMEPNKKVDGTEAEGWVEHLNRLNAYMSTSPSARYAILTSGKQTDIYRRDLDYPRKLEIIGNLPKYESAREAANHSPYTVILNPSEPDGIQTGLTPLTRDKFREVLGDTRSGCHSILRDNEGLQPQEAVDAMVKFLFAKWYDEQATIDLVKQTGESRAYVFSVSNETDPERLLVQVRDTFEKAKQCERETLAKKFGDDLGVRLAFNEADVLQFKPHTTMEIVKRLQPWSLRKSSADVKGGVFEDFLSKTFRDDLGQYFTPTPVINLMVGILQPTVNDYVGDPACGSARMLTHVLDYVRKQEYEKAIANNGGSAEAINPEEPTEEFIKFRDNHLFGAEYSRNVMHVARVNTLMNGAQYADLKVMDSLDVLSSITGGITEGLPEFPGFYLGGLTLILTNPPFGYKLTDENVLKDFAARDGVTNKNGKVVKNVPQEVAFLNRCLEYLAPKGKLAIVLPDGVLANSSMQDVRNWILRWARLKAVISLPQETFIPYGAAVKTSVVILEKREIILTAETQLELAHEINEADRDYEIYMARIDDIGYDASGRISASQDEVKEPPEVRETITDLARLLRR
- the ruvC gene encoding crossover junction endodeoxyribonuclease RuvC: MEKRILGLDPGLAILGFGAISCTQNPQRLQDTTVEMIDFGVIRTKADTEMGQRLCILFDDLHTVIEELKPDLVAIEKLFFYRMANTIVVAQARGVLMLTLAQHKLPYVEFTPGQIKLALTGYGNADKSEVQDAVARELDLEDIPKPDDAADALAVALTAWFQI